One Candidatus Methylomirabilota bacterium DNA segment encodes these proteins:
- the lysA gene encoding diaminopimelate decarboxylase, whose product MDPFAYRHSELCCERVSLRALAAEVGTPAYVYSKAALLEGYRAYDRAFAEVPHVVCYSVKANSNLGVLGVLARAGAGADIVSGGELFRALRAGVPAKKIVFSSVGKTRDEMRAALEAGILLFNVESLSELRKLDAVARELGVRAPVALRVNPDVDPQTHPYIATGLRASKFGIPHAQALEAYAEAAGLKGVEVVGVDMHIGSQLTKVAPFADAVARIAALVKTLRERSIEVRLVDVGGGLGIRYRAETPPSHAEYATVLLPPLRELGVTVLLEPGRSIVGNAGVLVARVVDRKDTGEKKFVVIDAAMNDLIRPALYDSYHEIQPVNEARLGDPAEKVDVVGPVCESGDFLAKDRDLARTEEGDLLAVMSAGAYGFAMASNYNTRPRAVEVLVDGDRYTIVRRRETYEDLVAGETIP is encoded by the coding sequence ATGGATCCATTCGCCTACCGGCACTCCGAGCTCTGCTGCGAGCGCGTGTCGCTGCGCGCGCTGGCCGCCGAGGTCGGCACGCCCGCGTACGTCTACTCGAAGGCGGCGCTGCTCGAGGGCTACCGGGCGTACGATCGCGCGTTCGCCGAGGTGCCGCACGTCGTCTGCTACTCGGTCAAGGCGAACTCGAACCTCGGCGTCCTCGGGGTCCTCGCCCGGGCGGGGGCCGGCGCCGACATCGTGTCGGGCGGCGAGCTGTTCCGCGCGCTCCGCGCCGGCGTCCCCGCGAAGAAGATCGTCTTCTCGAGCGTCGGCAAGACGCGCGACGAGATGCGCGCGGCCCTCGAGGCCGGCATCCTCCTGTTCAACGTCGAGTCGCTCTCCGAGCTGCGAAAGCTCGACGCGGTCGCCCGCGAGCTCGGCGTTCGCGCGCCGGTCGCCCTCCGCGTGAACCCCGACGTGGACCCGCAGACCCACCCGTACATCGCGACGGGGCTCCGCGCCTCCAAGTTCGGCATCCCGCACGCCCAGGCGCTCGAGGCGTACGCGGAGGCCGCGGGCCTCAAGGGCGTCGAGGTCGTCGGCGTGGACATGCACATCGGCTCGCAGCTCACCAAGGTCGCGCCCTTCGCCGACGCCGTGGCGCGGATCGCCGCGCTCGTGAAGACGCTCCGCGAGCGCTCGATCGAGGTCCGCCTGGTCGACGTCGGCGGCGGCCTCGGGATTCGCTACCGCGCCGAGACGCCGCCCAGTCACGCCGAGTATGCGACGGTGCTCTTGCCGCCCCTCCGGGAGCTCGGCGTCACCGTCCTGCTCGAGCCGGGCCGCTCGATCGTCGGCAACGCCGGCGTGCTCGTCGCGCGCGTCGTCGACCGCAAGGACACGGGCGAAAAGAAGTTCGTCGTCATCGACGCCGCCATGAACGACCTCATCCGGCCGGCGCTCTACGACTCCTATCACGAGATCCAGCCGGTCAACGAGGCGCGTCTCGGCGATCCCGCGGAGAAGGTGGACGTGGTCGGCCCCGTGTGCGAGTCGGGCGACTTCCTGGCGAAGGACCGCGACCTCGCGCGGACCGAGGAGGGCGACCTCCTGGCGGTCATGAGCGCCGGCGCCTACGGCTTCGCGATGGCGTCCAACTACAACACGCGGCCGCGCGCCGTCGAGGTTCTGGTCGACGGCGACCGTTACACGATCGTGCGCCGCCGGGAGACCTACGAGGACCTGGTGGCGGGGGAGACGATCCCATGA
- the argH gene encoding argininosuccinate lyase, which yields MAGKLWGGRFTERADPSAERFTGSLAFDRRLWAQDIAGSVAWAKALARAGLLTAAEHDAIARGLAGVRAELESGTFLFRPELEDIHTNVERRLQELCGEVGGKLHTGRSRNDQVAVDERLYLKDVLARLGDGLRHVQEALLARAAETVDAPMPGYTHLQRAQPVVLAHHLLAYVFMLQRDRERFRDAGARADVLPLGAAALAGTPFPIDREALARDLGFAAVSPNSLDAVSDRDYVLEFLAAAAITGMHLSRLAADLTLWATAEFGFVEFADAFATGSSIMPQKKNPDVAELIRGKSGRLYGNLVAVLTALKGLPLAYNSDMQEDKEPLFDSVDTLEAIVAVLPPMLASLTFRVDRMRRAAGEDFATATDLADYLVRKGLPFRQAHALVGRIVRHALDESKTLEDLTLAELRRFSPLIDGDVKDAITVEASLRARAVTGGTAPAAVRRALQLARALVARA from the coding sequence GTGGCGGGCAAGCTCTGGGGCGGCCGCTTCACCGAGCGCGCCGATCCGAGCGCCGAGCGCTTCACCGGCTCGCTCGCCTTCGACCGGCGGCTCTGGGCCCAGGACATCGCCGGCAGCGTCGCCTGGGCGAAGGCGCTCGCCCGCGCGGGCCTCCTCACCGCGGCGGAGCACGACGCGATCGCGAGGGGCCTGGCGGGGGTGCGCGCCGAGCTCGAGAGCGGGACCTTCCTCTTCCGCCCCGAGCTCGAGGACATCCACACGAACGTCGAGCGCCGGCTTCAGGAGCTCTGCGGCGAGGTCGGCGGCAAGCTCCACACGGGCCGCTCGCGCAACGACCAGGTCGCCGTCGACGAGCGCCTCTACCTCAAGGACGTCCTCGCGCGCCTCGGCGACGGGCTCCGGCACGTCCAGGAGGCCCTCCTCGCGCGCGCCGCCGAGACGGTGGACGCGCCCATGCCCGGGTACACGCACCTCCAGCGCGCCCAGCCGGTCGTGCTCGCGCACCATCTGCTGGCTTACGTCTTCATGCTCCAGCGCGACCGGGAGCGCTTCAGGGACGCCGGCGCGCGCGCGGACGTCCTGCCGCTCGGCGCCGCCGCGCTCGCCGGCACGCCGTTCCCGATCGACCGCGAGGCGCTCGCGAGGGATCTGGGCTTCGCCGCGGTGTCGCCCAACAGCCTCGACGCCGTGAGCGACCGCGACTACGTCCTCGAGTTCCTCGCCGCCGCCGCGATCACGGGCATGCACCTGTCCCGGCTCGCCGCCGACCTGACGCTCTGGGCGACGGCGGAGTTCGGCTTCGTCGAGTTCGCGGACGCCTTCGCGACCGGCTCGTCCATCATGCCGCAGAAGAAGAACCCCGACGTCGCGGAGCTGATCCGGGGCAAGAGCGGCCGGCTCTACGGGAACCTCGTCGCGGTCCTGACGGCGCTGAAGGGCCTCCCGCTCGCCTACAACTCCGACATGCAGGAGGACAAGGAGCCCCTCTTCGACTCGGTGGACACGCTCGAGGCGATCGTGGCGGTCCTGCCGCCCATGCTGGCGTCGCTCACCTTCCGCGTGGACCGGATGCGCCGCGCCGCGGGCGAGGACTTCGCGACCGCGACCGACCTGGCCGACTACCTCGTGCGGAAGGGCCTGCCCTTCCGCCAGGCGCACGCGCTCGTCGGGCGGATCGTGCGCCACGCGCTCGACGAGTCGAAGACGCTCGAGGACCTCACGCTCGCCGAGCTGCGCCGCTTCTCGCCGCTGATCGACGGCGACGTCAAGGACGCGATCACGGTGGAGGCGTCGCTCCGCGCCCGGGCGGTCACCGGCGGGACGGCGCCGGCCGCGGTGCGCCGCGCCCTCCAGCTCGCGCGCGCGCTCGTCGCGCGCGCATGA
- a CDS encoding lysophospholipid acyltransferase family protein — protein MPRSSALDRVLRETDAREPEPLVHRVLRGPARRVFERIFDFAVDGLEHLPSAGPYIVAANHHNYLDGVVLQLATPRPIAFIVMPRVWRATPLHPFFHRHIGSIPINLERPDVGALRRALGRLAAGGVVGIFPEGPFSVRGRLERGLPGVALLALRSGVPVVPAGIAGTFEALVGRACHIPRPSRLAVRFGAPRRFTADGGDGRRSARERVTRRIMDDIAALLR, from the coding sequence ATGCCGCGCTCGTCCGCGCTCGACCGGGTGCTCCGCGAGACCGACGCCCGCGAGCCGGAGCCGCTCGTCCACCGCGTCCTCCGCGGCCCGGCGCGCCGCGTCTTCGAGCGCATCTTCGACTTCGCGGTCGACGGCCTCGAGCACCTGCCGTCCGCCGGGCCGTACATCGTCGCGGCGAACCACCACAACTACCTGGACGGCGTGGTGCTGCAGCTCGCGACCCCGCGCCCGATCGCGTTCATCGTGATGCCGCGCGTGTGGCGCGCGACGCCGCTCCACCCGTTCTTCCACCGCCACATCGGCTCGATCCCGATCAACCTCGAGCGGCCCGACGTCGGCGCGCTCCGCAGGGCGCTCGGCCGGCTCGCCGCGGGCGGCGTGGTCGGCATCTTCCCCGAGGGGCCGTTCAGCGTCCGGGGCCGGCTCGAGCGCGGGCTGCCCGGCGTGGCGCTGCTCGCGCTGCGCTCGGGCGTGCCGGTCGTTCCCGCCGGGATCGCGGGCACGTTCGAGGCGCTCGTCGGGCGCGCGTGCCACATCCCGCGGCCGAGCCGGCTGGCGGTGCGCTTCGGCGCGCCCCGCCGGTTCACGGCGGACGGCGGCGACGGGCGGCGGTCCGCGCGCGAGCGCGTAACCCGGCGGATCATGGACGACATCGCGGCGCTCCTTCGGTGA
- the mltG gene encoding endolytic transglycosylase MltG, producing MRLRVVALALVAAVFAAVWLGWQVLTPAPALADGGRLVQVPAHAGILSIATTLWRGDVIRSPSGFVLLSLARGSSRRLQAGEYEIERGATTLDVLRLLENGRIKLHPVLHPEGASVAELARALDAAQLARAADVVRLARDPAFLRTLGVDAPSLEGYLFPDTYQFVRGMTAEEMLTRMVQRMRGKLDPDLVARARARGLGVHQLLTLASIIEREAVVRDEMRLISAVFWNRLKLDMPLQADPTVQYAVGKERRALTRADLATDSPYNTYRRTGLPPGPIASPGLPAIRAALDPAPVKYLYFVAMNDRRHYFSTTVAQHNAAVARYRLAHDR from the coding sequence ATGCGGTTGCGCGTCGTCGCCCTCGCGCTTGTCGCGGCCGTGTTCGCCGCGGTCTGGCTCGGCTGGCAGGTGCTCACCCCCGCCCCCGCGCTGGCGGACGGCGGGCGCCTCGTGCAGGTCCCGGCCCACGCCGGAATCCTCTCGATCGCGACGACCCTCTGGCGGGGCGACGTGATCCGGAGCCCGAGCGGGTTCGTCCTCCTGAGCCTCGCGCGCGGCAGCTCGCGGCGGCTCCAGGCCGGCGAGTACGAGATCGAGCGCGGGGCGACGACGCTCGACGTCCTGCGGCTCCTCGAGAACGGGCGGATCAAGCTGCACCCGGTGCTGCACCCCGAGGGCGCGAGCGTCGCCGAGCTGGCAAGAGCGCTCGACGCCGCACAGCTCGCGCGCGCGGCCGACGTCGTCCGCCTGGCCCGCGATCCCGCGTTCCTCCGGACGCTCGGCGTCGACGCGCCGAGCCTCGAGGGCTACCTCTTCCCCGACACCTATCAGTTCGTGCGCGGCATGACGGCGGAGGAGATGCTGACGCGCATGGTCCAGCGCATGCGCGGCAAGCTCGACCCCGACCTCGTCGCGCGCGCCCGCGCGCGCGGGCTCGGCGTCCACCAGCTCCTCACGCTCGCCTCGATCATCGAGCGCGAGGCCGTGGTGCGCGACGAGATGCGACTCATCTCGGCGGTGTTCTGGAACCGCCTCAAGCTCGACATGCCGCTCCAGGCGGACCCGACGGTGCAGTACGCGGTCGGCAAGGAGCGGCGCGCCCTCACGCGCGCCGACCTCGCGACGGACAGCCCGTACAACACCTACCGGCGCACCGGGCTCCCGCCCGGGCCGATCGCGAGCCCGGGACTCCCCGCGATCCGGGCCGCGCTCGATCCCGCGCCCGTGAAGTACCTCTACTTCGTCGCGATGAACGACCGGCGGCACTACTTCTCGACCACGGTCGCGCAGCACAACGCCGCCGTCGCCCGGTACCGGCTCGCTCACGATCGCTGA